The Chryseobacterium geocarposphaerae genome window below encodes:
- a CDS encoding bifunctional riboflavin kinase/FAD synthetase, whose protein sequence is MKVFKNFTDYTSQKPLALSLGMFDGVHLGHKSIIDELIKIGSENNLETAILTFWPHPRFVFNPNEDLKLLNTLEEKKSLMNKYGIDNLFLKEFDEEFRNLTGEEFVRQVLIDKLNVKYLIIGYDHSFGKNKSGNFELLQKLSKELDFEVEQMEAINIHENNISSTKVRNALLAGNIKEANEMLGYSYSVSGSIVHGKKIGRTIGYPTANIETESIKLLPKKGAYIVEVFVKGQQYKGMLSVGTNPTVNGEKLTVEVYILDFEGDIYDEKITVKFRDFLHDEIKFEGLEKLIERLDEDKRLTEEFQF, encoded by the coding sequence TTGAAAGTTTTCAAGAATTTCACAGATTATACTTCCCAAAAACCTTTGGCACTGTCTTTAGGTATGTTTGACGGTGTACATCTTGGACACAAAAGTATTATTGATGAGTTAATAAAAATAGGTTCTGAGAACAATCTTGAAACCGCAATCCTTACTTTTTGGCCACATCCGAGATTTGTTTTTAATCCTAATGAAGATTTAAAGCTTCTGAATACTCTGGAAGAAAAGAAATCACTCATGAATAAATACGGGATTGATAATCTTTTCTTAAAAGAATTCGATGAAGAATTCAGAAACTTAACGGGTGAAGAATTTGTTCGACAGGTCTTGATCGATAAACTAAATGTAAAATATCTAATAATCGGCTACGATCATTCTTTTGGGAAAAACAAAAGCGGAAACTTTGAATTGCTCCAAAAACTTTCAAAAGAACTTGATTTTGAAGTAGAACAAATGGAAGCAATTAATATTCACGAAAATAATATCAGTTCTACCAAGGTACGAAATGCACTTTTAGCAGGAAACATTAAAGAGGCTAATGAAATGTTGGGGTACTCCTACTCTGTTTCCGGAAGTATTGTTCATGGGAAAAAAATCGGAAGAACCATAGGTTATCCCACTGCCAATATCGAAACGGAATCCATTAAACTTCTACCGAAAAAAGGTGCTTATATTGTTGAAGTTTTTGTAAAAGGTCAGCAATATAAAGGGATGCTAAGTGTGGGAACCAATCCTACCGTTAATGGGGAAAAACTGACCGTTGAAGTTTACATTCTTGATTTTGAAGGGGATATTTATGATGAAAAAATTACTGTAAAATTCAGAGATTTTCTTCACGATGAAATAAAATTCGAAGGTCTGGAAAAATTGATTGAAAGACTGGATGAGGATAAAAGATTGACGGAAGAGTTTCAGTTTTAG
- a CDS encoding MmcQ/YjbR family DNA-binding protein, with translation MDANEILDYCLAKKGVTESFPFDNETLVMKVGTKMFLLMALEKQPLSINVKTDPEWSAELREQYPQITGAFHMNKTHWNSVMVDGLKRDLIFKMIDQSYDLVFKSLTKKAKEEILNG, from the coding sequence ATGGATGCCAACGAAATTTTAGACTATTGTCTTGCCAAAAAAGGAGTTACAGAAAGTTTTCCTTTTGATAATGAAACTCTTGTGATGAAGGTAGGAACAAAAATGTTTTTATTGATGGCTTTAGAAAAGCAGCCTTTAAGTATCAATGTAAAAACGGATCCGGAGTGGAGCGCCGAACTTCGTGAGCAATATCCACAAATTACCGGAGCATTCCATATGAATAAAACCCATTGGAACTCCGTGATGGTAGATGGGCTGAAAAGAGATTTGATTTTTAAAATGATTGATCAGTCGTATGATCTGGTATTTAAATCTTTAACAAAAAAAGCCAAAGAAGAGATTTTAAATGGCTAA
- a CDS encoding NAD(P)H-binding protein — MKALVIGATGATGKDLVNQLLNDQDFEEVDVFVRKPIDIQNNKLNVHLVNFEKPEEWKDLVKGDVAFSCLGTTLKAAGSKEAQRKVDYDYQYEFAKAAKENNVEDYILVSAYGANPKSKIFYSKMKGELEEAVKQLHFNKITIFKPGMLERKNSDRTGEVLGSRIIKFANKLGLLESQKPLSTDILAKAMVKSSKIKSNGYSSIKLGNISCFAEKSND, encoded by the coding sequence ATGAAAGCTTTGGTAATCGGCGCTACAGGTGCTACAGGAAAAGATCTGGTTAATCAGCTACTCAATGATCAGGATTTTGAAGAAGTGGATGTTTTTGTAAGAAAACCCATTGATATTCAAAATAATAAGCTCAACGTCCATCTCGTGAATTTTGAAAAGCCTGAAGAATGGAAAGATCTGGTAAAAGGAGATGTTGCATTTTCCTGTCTCGGAACAACTTTAAAAGCTGCCGGAAGCAAAGAGGCACAGCGAAAAGTAGATTACGATTACCAATATGAATTTGCGAAAGCTGCCAAAGAAAATAATGTGGAAGATTATATTTTGGTTTCGGCTTATGGCGCCAATCCGAAATCAAAGATCTTTTATTCTAAAATGAAAGGTGAGCTAGAAGAAGCCGTAAAACAACTTCATTTTAATAAAATCACTATTTTCAAACCCGGAATGCTGGAAAGAAAGAATTCGGATAGAACCGGAGAGGTTTTAGGAAGCAGAATTATAAAATTTGCCAATAAACTAGGTTTACTGGAAAGTCAGAAACCTTTGTCTACAGATATTTTAGCTAAGGCCATGGTAAAATCTTCAAAGATAAAAAGTAATGGTTACTCTAGTATTAAACTGGGAAATATTTCTTGTTTTGCTGAGAAAAGCAATGACTAA
- a CDS encoding ADP-ribosylglycohydrolase family protein, with protein MNFQDQFKACIIGGAIGDAWGSSYENEILVNDSEIYYWGKKPSKLRKWQITDDTQLTLATCETLAKGKFHPEALLNTFVDYYKNNKLTGVGASTLKAILDKESGYHWSQCGRTGEFAAGNGGAMRIAPFAFFENITREDIFNACKITHKNDEAFAGALAVYLSLKAILNFNWIGNNSLFDLIIPELPDTNVRDRLIKINELGPNVQISEIAKLGNNGYVVNSIPFAIFCSTKVLDLGLEEMFQQIINSGGDTDTNASIAGQIAGALIGYKNIPQELITKLKNLKEYSWIEKIIDETNS; from the coding sequence ATGAATTTTCAGGATCAATTTAAAGCCTGCATTATTGGTGGAGCAATTGGCGATGCTTGGGGAAGCAGTTATGAAAATGAAATTTTAGTTAACGATTCTGAAATTTATTATTGGGGTAAAAAGCCTTCAAAGCTGAGAAAATGGCAAATAACAGATGATACTCAACTTACACTTGCAACGTGTGAAACTTTAGCCAAAGGTAAATTTCATCCTGAAGCTTTACTTAACACATTTGTTGATTATTATAAAAATAATAAATTAACTGGTGTCGGAGCGTCTACACTTAAAGCTATTTTAGATAAAGAATCTGGCTATCACTGGAGCCAATGTGGGCGTACAGGTGAATTTGCCGCAGGAAACGGAGGAGCAATGAGAATTGCTCCTTTTGCCTTTTTTGAAAATATTACCAGAGAAGACATTTTTAACGCATGTAAAATTACTCATAAAAATGATGAAGCTTTTGCGGGTGCTCTGGCTGTCTATTTATCTTTAAAAGCTATTTTGAATTTTAACTGGATTGGAAATAATAGCCTTTTCGATTTAATTATTCCTGAACTTCCTGACACCAATGTGAGAGATCGGTTAATTAAAATTAATGAACTCGGACCAAATGTTCAAATTTCCGAAATAGCAAAACTAGGAAATAACGGGTATGTTGTAAATTCTATTCCTTTTGCAATTTTCTGTTCAACTAAAGTTCTTGATTTGGGGCTAGAGGAAATGTTTCAACAAATTATTAATTCAGGTGGGGACACAGATACAAATGCTTCAATAGCTGGACAAATTGCTGGAGCTTTAATAGGATACAAAAACATACCTCAAGAATTGATTACAAAACTTAAGAATTTGAAAGAGTATAGCTGGATTGAAAAGATTATTGATGAAACAAATTCATGA
- a CDS encoding glutathione peroxidase — protein sequence MKKIFLLLLSFVAFFNSCAQKKSESSKAKTKELMGKSIYDFKVDALEEGKQINFADFKGKKILIVNTASECGFTPQYADLEKVYEEYKDKVVVVGFPANNFGGQEPGTNHEIGAFCQKNYGVTFPMAAKVSVKGDDTAPIFKYLTEKELNGVKNSTILWNFTKFLIDENGKLIDSFVSTTKPTDEAITKYFK from the coding sequence ATGAAAAAAATCTTTTTATTACTGCTTTCTTTTGTAGCTTTTTTCAATAGCTGTGCTCAGAAAAAAAGCGAATCGTCTAAAGCAAAAACCAAAGAACTTATGGGAAAATCAATTTACGATTTTAAAGTTGATGCCTTGGAAGAAGGAAAACAAATCAACTTTGCAGATTTTAAAGGTAAAAAAATCCTTATTGTAAACACCGCTTCAGAATGTGGATTTACCCCACAATATGCTGATCTGGAAAAGGTATACGAAGAATATAAAGATAAAGTAGTGGTGGTTGGTTTTCCTGCCAATAATTTTGGAGGACAGGAACCGGGAACCAACCATGAAATCGGAGCTTTCTGCCAAAAAAATTATGGAGTAACTTTCCCTATGGCTGCAAAAGTTTCCGTAAAAGGGGATGATACAGCTCCTATCTTTAAATATCTAACAGAAAAAGAATTAAACGGAGTGAAAAACTCAACCATTCTTTGGAATTTCACTAAATTCTTAATTGATGAAAACGGTAAACTTATCGATTCCTTTGTAAGTACTACAAAACCTACGGATGAAGCGATTACAAAGTATTTTAAATAA
- a CDS encoding histidine kinase codes for MKKLLLVFILAFSHFSLAQTAKEIIDKNIELSGGLTNWKLLNSVLLQGKVILGIKDEYPIKIYQQRPNLTKTVLTINNKDTAIEGYDGVKGYAMNYATNKLQEYADYKPESFDNDFIDWENKGFEAKYVGKEKIGNIYCYKVELIKNVNKNIYYFDSKTYMLLREIKKDETLDYSDYKKIGNLAMPFRIESSSPKKDGDYVMLLNKIEINKVFPANIFKF; via the coding sequence ATGAAGAAGTTACTTTTAGTTTTCATCCTGGCATTTTCACATTTCTCTTTGGCACAGACAGCAAAAGAAATTATAGATAAAAATATCGAATTGTCCGGAGGATTAACGAATTGGAAGCTGTTAAATTCAGTATTACTTCAAGGAAAAGTAATTTTAGGGATCAAAGATGAATATCCCATCAAAATTTATCAGCAACGTCCTAATCTTACTAAAACGGTTCTGACTATAAACAATAAAGATACCGCGATTGAAGGCTATGACGGAGTAAAAGGCTATGCGATGAATTATGCAACCAATAAGCTTCAGGAATATGCAGACTATAAACCGGAAAGTTTTGATAATGACTTTATAGACTGGGAAAATAAAGGTTTTGAAGCAAAATATGTAGGAAAGGAAAAAATAGGAAATATATATTGCTATAAGGTCGAATTAATTAAAAATGTGAATAAGAATATTTATTATTTCGACAGTAAAACTTATATGTTATTGAGAGAAATAAAAAAAGATGAAACATTGGATTATTCTGACTATAAAAAAATTGGAAATCTTGCGATGCCTTTCAGAATCGAATCTTCAAGTCCGAAAAAAGACGGAGATTATGTGATGTTATTGAATAAAATAGAGATCAATAAAGTATTTCCTGCCAATATTTTCAAATTTTAA
- the kdsB gene encoding 3-deoxy-manno-octulosonate cytidylyltransferase, whose protein sequence is MKIIAVIPARYEASRFPAKLMQMLGEKTVITTTYQNVVETGLFDEVFVATDSEIIFNEITKHGGKAVMTGQHETGSDRIAEAVQNIDCDIVINVQGDEPFLKLEPLQQLIEVFHNDDNQEISLASLKIKLIEKDEIENPNNVKVITDNNGFALYFSRSVIPFHREISYKVDYFKHIGVYAFRKHALIQFSKLEMKPLEISEKIECIRYLEYGMKIKLIETNFIGVGIDTPEDLEKARKLI, encoded by the coding sequence ATGAAAATAATCGCAGTTATTCCCGCACGTTACGAAGCAAGTCGTTTTCCGGCAAAGCTCATGCAGATGTTAGGCGAAAAGACGGTGATCACCACAACGTATCAGAATGTGGTGGAAACAGGTTTATTTGATGAAGTTTTTGTAGCGACTGATTCAGAAATTATTTTTAATGAAATTACGAAACATGGCGGAAAAGCTGTGATGACCGGCCAGCATGAAACAGGAAGCGACCGTATTGCAGAAGCTGTACAAAATATTGACTGTGACATTGTGATCAATGTTCAGGGTGATGAACCTTTCCTTAAATTAGAGCCTTTGCAACAATTGATTGAAGTTTTCCATAATGATGATAATCAGGAAATATCTCTAGCGTCATTAAAAATAAAACTTATTGAGAAAGACGAGATTGAAAATCCGAATAATGTGAAGGTTATTACCGATAACAATGGTTTTGCTCTATATTTTAGCCGTTCCGTAATTCCTTTTCACCGGGAAATTTCATATAAGGTAGATTATTTTAAACATATTGGTGTGTATGCCTTCAGAAAACATGCTTTAATTCAGTTTTCAAAACTTGAAATGAAACCTTTGGAAATTTCTGAAAAAATAGAATGTATCCGTTATCTTGAATATGGTATGAAAATCAAGCTCATAGAAACCAATTTTATTGGAGTTGGGATTGACACTCCTGAAGATCTGGAAAAAGCGAGAAAATTAATTTAA